The Aphis gossypii isolate Hap1 chromosome 3, ASM2018417v2, whole genome shotgun sequence genome includes a region encoding these proteins:
- the LOC114131452 gene encoding splicing factor 3B subunit 1: protein MTTHADIEAQIREIQQRKKDEKQKEDDSDVGLGASGFFDQDIYNGGGKFEGYVTSIAPNDEYDDEDIDDQHYRNKKPITAPAAALKEIAQARDDEDDYDPFAERKRLQKATTDKDDDTRQVRRPMVISPERIDPFAEGGKTPDVGSRTYSQIMQEQKLKGEENEVRKTIIDKAKDGNLKTNGDAKGTVRKRGRWDQVVQNGDSSGVPAKKKTNSTPWEETPKGGLSRWDETPGPTKMGAETPGATPGQSTRMWDATPGHTTPAAGAATPGRDTPGHVGATQTSVRRNRWDETPKTERATPGHNSGWAETPRTDRGGIDLIQDTPTPSASKRRSRWDETPSQMTPSATPGSLTPGAATPKVGVTPSGASMTPTPGGMTPGATPMTPMVPRTPVLSNSAATPIGHTAMGMATPTPGHLLSMTPEQLQAYRWEREIDERNRPLTDDELDAMFPPGYKVLQPPAGYIPIRTPARKLTATPTPIAGTPTGFFMQESVDRPTKSQIVDNQPPGNLPMLKPEDAQYFDKLLMDVDEESLTLEEQKERKIMKLLLKIKNGTPPMRKAALRQVTDKARELGAGPLFNQILPLLMSPTLEDQERHLLVKVIDRILYKLDDLVRPYVHKILVVIEPLLIDEDYYARVEGREIISNLAKAAGLATMISTMRPDIDNIDEYVRNTTARAFAVVASALGIPSLLPFLKAVCKSKKSWQARHTGIKIVQQIAILMGCAILPHLRSLVEIIEHGLVDEQQKVRTITALAIAALAEAATPYGIESFDSVLKPLWKGIRTHRGKGLAAFLKAIGYLIPLMDAEYANYYTREVMLILIREFQSPDEEMKKIVLKVVKQCCGTDGVEPQYIREDILPHFFRHFWNHRMALDRRNYRQLVDTTMEIANKVGASEIINRIVDDLKDENEQYRKMVMETIEKTIGNLGAADIDSRLEEQLIDGILYAFQEQTNEDVVMLNGFGMIVNQLGRRVKPYLPQICGTILWRLNNKSAKIRQQAADLIARIACIMKICQEEKLMGHLGLVLYEYLGEEYPEVLGSILGALKGIVNVIGMTRMTPPIKDLLPRLTPILKNRHEKVQENCIDLVGRIADRGPEYVPAREWMRICFELLELLKAHKKAIRRATVNTFGYIAKAIGPHDVLATLLNNLKVQERQNRVCTTVAIAIVAETCSPFTVLPALMNEYRVPELNVQNGVLKSLSFLFQYIGEMGKDYIYAVTPLLEDALMDRDLVHRQTACAAIKHMALGVFGFGCEDALIHLLNYVWPNIFETSPHLVQAFMEAVEGLRVALGPIKILQYTLQGLFHPARKVRDVYWKIYNSLYISAQDALVAGYPHIENDVKNQYVRYELMYTL from the exons TGATCaacattatagaaataaaaagcCTATAACAGCACCAGCAGCTGCTCTTAAAGAAATTGCACAG gctAGAGATGACGAAGATGACTATGATCCATTTGCCGAAAGAAAGCGTCTTCAAAAAGCAACAACAGACAAAGATGATGATACTCGTCAAGTTCGTAGACCTATGGTTATATCACCAGAACGTATTGACCCGTTTGCTGAAg gtGGCAAAACTCCAGATGTTGGATCTAGGACATATTCACAAATTATGcaagaacaaaaattaaaggGTGAAGAGAATGAAgtacgaaaaacaattatagatAAAGCTAAAGACGGTAATCTTAAAACTAATGGCGATGCTAAAGGTACAGTCAGAAAAAGAGGACGATGGGATCAAGTTGTGCAAAATGGCGATTCTTCTGGAGTACCTGCCAAAAAGAAAACTAATTCTACTCCTTGGGAAGAA acacCTAAAGGAGGTTTATCACGTTGGGATGAAACTCCTGGACCGACTAAAATGGGAGCAGAAACTCCTGGCGCCACACCTGGTCAAAGTACTAGAATGTGGGATGCAACTCCAGGTCATACTACTCCAGCTGCAGGAGCTGCAACTCCTGGTCGTGATACTCCAGGACATGTAGGAGCTACACAAACATCAGTGCGAAGAAATCGTTGGGATGAAACTCCTAAAACAGAAAGag CTACACCTGGACATAATAGTGGATGGGCTGAAACTCCTCGTACAGATCGTGGAGGTATTGATTTAATTCAAGATACCCCAACACCATCAGCTAGTAAAAGACGTTCACGTTGGGATGAAACACCATCTCAAATGACTCCATCAGCTACACCAGGTAGTCTTACACCGGGAGCAGCAACCCCTAAAGTAGGAGTTACCCCATCTGGAGCTTCTATGACACCTACACCTGGTGGTATGACACCTGGTGCTACTCCTATGACACCAATGGTACCCCGTACTCCTGTACTTTCTAATAGTGCTGCTACACCAATTGGACATACTGCCATGGGTATGGCAACACCAACTCCAG gtCATTTGTTGTCGATGACCCCTGAACAATTACAGGCTTATAGGTGGGAACGTGAAATTGATGAACGCAATCGTCCATTGACTGATGATGAGTTAGATGCAATGTTTCCACCTGGTTATAAAGTACTTCAACCACCTGCTGGATACATACCAATTCGAACTCCAGCTCGTAAACTAACTGCTACTCCAACACCAATAGCTGGCACACCAACAGGGTTTTTCATGCAAGAATCTGTTGACCGTCCTACTAAATCACAAATAGTTGACAATCAACCTCCTGGTAATCTTCCTATGTTAAAACCTGAAGATGcccaatattttgataaattgttgATGGATGTCGATGAAGAAAGTTTAACATTAGAGGaacaaaaagaaagaaaaattatgaaattgcttttaaaaattaaaaatggtacCCCACCAATGAGAAAAGCTGCTTTAAGGCAAGTTACAGATAAGGCTAGAGAGTTGGGCGCTGGtccattatttaatcaaattttgcCTTTACTTATGTCACCTACACTTGAAGACCAAGAACGACATTTATTGGTTAAAGTTATTGAtagaattttgtataaacttgATGACTTAGTCCGACCATATGTCCATAAA aTACTGGTTGTAATTGAACCACTTTTAATTGATGAAGATTACTATGCTCGTGTTGAAGGACgtgaaattatttcaaatttagctAAGGCAGCTGGTTTAGCTACTATGATATCTACTATGAGACctgatattgataatattgatgaatACGTCCGTAATACAACAGCTCGTGCATTTGCAGTAGTTGCTTCAGCATTGGGTATTCCATCACTTTTGCCATTTTTAAAAGCTgtatgtaaaagtaaaaaatcatGGCAAGCTCGCCATACag gtataaaaattgtacaacaaATTGCAATTTTAATGGGATGTGCTATTCTACCTCATTTACGTTCTTTGGTGGAAATTATTGAACACGGTTTGGTAGACGAGCAACAAAAAGTGCGAACTATTACAGCTTTAGCTATAGCTGCGTTAGCTGAAGCTGCAACACCTTATGGTATTGAAAGTTTTGATTCTGTTCTTAAACCTTTATGGAAGGGTATAAGAACTCATAGAGGAAAA ggTTTAGCCGCATTTTTAAAAGCTATTGGATATTTAATACCTTTGATGGATGCTGAATATGCTAATTACTATACCAGAGAAGTGATGTTGATCTTAATTCGAGAGTTTCAGTCTCCGGACGAAGAAATGAAAAAGATTGTATTGAAG gttgTCAAACAATGTTGTGGAACAGATGGTGTGGAACCACAATATATTCGTGAAGACATTTTACCTCATTTCTTTAGACATTTCTGGAACCACAGAATGGCTCTTGATAGACGAAATTATagacaa ttggtTGATACTACCATGGAAATAGCAAATAAAGTTGGAGCATCGGAAATTATTAATCGCATAGTTGATGATTTAAAGGATGAAAATGAACAATATCGTAAAATGGTTATGGaaactattgaaaaaacaattGGTAATTTAGGTGCTGCTGATATTGACTCTAGGCTTGAAGAACAGCTTATTGATGGTATTCTTTATGCTTTCCAAGAACAAACAAATGAA gatGTTGTTATGTTGAATGGTTTTGGTATGATTGTTAATCAACTGGGTCGACGTGTTAAACCCTATTTACCACAAATATGTGGTACAATTTTGTGgaggttaaataataaatcagctAAAATCAGACAACAAGCTGCAGATTTGATTGCTCGAATAGCATGTATTATGAAAATCTGTCAAGAA GAAAAGTTGATGGGGCATTTGGGTTTAGTGTTGTATGAATACTTGGGTGAAGAATATCCAGAAGTGTTGGGAAGCATTTTAGGAGCATTAAAAGGTATTGTAAACGTGATCGGAATGACAAGAATGACTCCGCCTATCAAAGACTTGTTACCTCGGCTAACgccaattttgaaaaacagaCACGAGAAAGTCCAAGAGAATTGCATTGATCTTGTTGGTCGTATTGCTGATCGAGGACCAGAGTATGTACCTGCCAGAGAATGGATGCGAATATGTTTTGAACTACTTGAACTATTAAAAGCACACAAAAAAGCTATCCGGAGAGCAACAGTAAATACTTTTGGTTATATTGCTAAAGCCATTGG ACCTCATGATGTATTAGCTAcacttttgaataatttaaaagtacaagAACGACAGAATCGTGTTTGTACAACAGTTGCTATTGCTATAGTGGCTGAAACGTGTTCTCCATTTACTGTATTACCTGCATTAATGAATGAATACCGTGTACCtgaattaaatgttcaaaatggTGTTCTTAAATCACtatcatttttgtttcaatacaTTGGTGAAATGGGCaaagattatatttatgcTGTCACTCCTCTTTTAGAAGATGCTCTCATGGAcag AGATTTAGTACACAGACAAACAGCATGTGCAGCTATTAAACATATGGCTCTTGGAGTTTTTGGTTTCGGTTGTGAGGATGCCTTAATTCATTTGTTGAACTATGTCTGGcctaacatttttgaaacatCTCCTCACTTGGTTCAAGCTTTTATGGAGGCTGTTGAAGGTTTGAGGGTTGCCCTTGGtcctataaaaattttacagtaTACACTTCAA ggACTTTTTCATCCTGCTCGGAAAGTACGTGATGTTTACtggaaaatttataattcacttTACATTAGTGCCCAAGATGCTTTAGTCGCTGGATATCCACACATAGAAAATGATGTTAAGAATCAATATGTACGATATGAACTTATGTATACGTTATAA